The following proteins are co-located in the Desulfoscipio sp. XC116 genome:
- a CDS encoding RluA family pseudouridine synthase: MYLADAEHTGMRLDVFVTSREEQLSRSFVQKLISDGVVTVNGATSRANYRLKKGDAIVVNVPPPVKLQVRPESIPLAICYEDKDVIVVNKPRGMVVHPAEGNYAGTLVNALLHHCQDLSGINGVLRPGIIHRIDKDTSGLLMVAKNDLAHENLAGQLKEHSVRRGYLALAHGAPAGERGVVDAPIGRDPRDRQRMAVTQRNGKAAVTRYRVLERAGNYTWLKLRLETGRTHQIRVHMAYIGCPLVGDSKYGPGKPHFGLNGQFLHAYILGFMHPRSGDYLEFTVPLPKELTVILNKLGIGENIDYKTLLSLE; the protein is encoded by the coding sequence ATGTACCTGGCGGATGCGGAGCATACCGGAATGCGCCTGGATGTTTTTGTAACATCCAGGGAGGAGCAGCTGAGCCGGTCATTTGTGCAAAAGCTAATCAGTGATGGTGTCGTCACGGTGAACGGGGCAACGTCCCGGGCCAATTATCGTTTAAAAAAAGGCGATGCGATAGTGGTGAACGTACCGCCGCCCGTAAAGCTTCAAGTGCGTCCGGAATCCATTCCCCTTGCTATATGTTATGAAGACAAAGATGTTATTGTAGTGAACAAGCCCAGAGGGATGGTTGTGCACCCGGCGGAGGGAAACTATGCGGGAACGCTGGTTAATGCATTATTGCATCACTGTCAAGACCTTTCGGGTATAAACGGGGTGCTTCGACCCGGCATCATACACCGCATTGACAAGGATACCTCGGGTTTATTAATGGTAGCCAAAAATGATCTGGCCCACGAAAACCTGGCGGGCCAGTTAAAGGAGCACAGCGTTCGCCGGGGCTATCTGGCCCTGGCTCATGGGGCTCCGGCCGGTGAGCGGGGGGTGGTTGACGCACCCATTGGCCGGGATCCCCGGGACCGGCAGAGAATGGCTGTAACCCAGCGCAATGGCAAGGCAGCGGTGACCCGTTACCGGGTGCTGGAGCGAGCGGGTAATTATACATGGTTGAAGCTGCGCCTGGAAACGGGGCGCACCCATCAGATCAGGGTGCATATGGCTTATATTGGCTGCCCGCTGGTAGGGGACTCCAAATACGGGCCGGGTAAACCGCATTTTGGTTTGAATGGTCAGTTTTTGCACGCTTATATTCTGGGGTTTATGCATCCTCGCAGCGGTGATTACCTTGAATTCACCGTCCCATTGCCGAAAGAACTGACTGTTATACTGAATAAACTTGGCATTGGCGAAAACATAGATTATAAAACTTTGCTTTCACTTGAATAA
- a CDS encoding S-layer homology domain-containing protein, whose product MRTKSWKCFIGGLLTVAVLTFAVTAAPADVLARSNGKGNNNKPLGQVKKIEYTQTKKMPFRMMGDVVNHWAAEPVSAMQKQGIIAGFPDGKFYPQKEVSKNEALVMLMRALGCEDQAPSRSSLKLVTKSWAGDMVALALDKGIITREELKDFDGTEAAQRYEVAMWLARALLNNDGLENVLSGEVQFSDAGQIPGYAEKYVAQMSQAGIMKGYPGNVFKPRNKVQRAEIAAMLFRCQYMFSLNPKFNYIKGIVDEVMPSDPAYISLKVGDDDNSPLVLVQVADDAAIFIDGKAADLEDIEKDYAVSMVLNPARNAIVVSAGSDGAAGNDDADEEEDEDAPEVDELNPENDAENVPAGLDTLVVTFDEKIYPVKSLNDIKEGIEVENITDDRSIDIWDIDIDGRKLIIELKKELDEDCRFAVDVAANIIKDGQGNKFAGIDSEDWEFATFEDEDEDAPEIDELNPEDGEEFEGDLEEITVQFDEKVRWVGKKPNENAVIVFNRARYFVIIPDDIDIDEDELIIQFDRELPVGEYNISIPSGIIEDLSGNEFSGIGVTDWTFEVVAEEDD is encoded by the coding sequence TTGCGTACTAAAAGTTGGAAATGTTTTATTGGCGGTTTGCTTACGGTGGCGGTATTGACATTTGCCGTGACAGCGGCTCCGGCTGATGTCCTGGCTAGAAGTAACGGTAAAGGCAATAACAACAAACCGCTGGGCCAAGTGAAAAAAATAGAATATACCCAGACCAAGAAGATGCCCTTTAGGATGATGGGCGATGTTGTAAACCACTGGGCGGCGGAGCCCGTGTCGGCTATGCAGAAACAAGGCATTATTGCGGGATTTCCCGACGGAAAGTTTTATCCGCAAAAAGAAGTATCTAAAAACGAAGCCCTGGTTATGTTAATGCGGGCTTTGGGCTGTGAAGATCAAGCACCCTCCCGAAGCAGTTTAAAATTGGTAACTAAAAGCTGGGCCGGTGATATGGTTGCCTTGGCTTTGGATAAGGGTATTATTACCAGGGAAGAGCTGAAGGATTTTGACGGGACGGAAGCGGCCCAAAGATATGAGGTGGCTATGTGGCTGGCCAGGGCGCTGTTAAACAATGATGGGCTGGAAAATGTATTAAGTGGTGAGGTGCAATTCAGCGACGCCGGTCAAATACCTGGTTATGCTGAGAAATACGTGGCTCAAATGTCTCAAGCCGGTATCATGAAGGGTTACCCCGGTAATGTCTTCAAACCCCGGAATAAAGTGCAAAGAGCGGAAATCGCGGCTATGCTGTTTCGGTGCCAGTACATGTTTTCGTTAAACCCTAAATTTAATTACATTAAAGGTATTGTGGATGAGGTTATGCCGTCGGACCCGGCTTACATTTCCCTAAAGGTTGGCGACGATGACAATAGTCCGCTGGTGCTGGTGCAGGTAGCTGATGATGCGGCGATTTTTATTGATGGCAAAGCAGCGGATTTAGAAGACATAGAAAAAGATTACGCGGTTTCAATGGTGCTGAACCCGGCCCGCAATGCCATAGTGGTGAGCGCCGGTTCGGACGGCGCCGCAGGTAATGATGATGCGGATGAAGAAGAAGACGAGGATGCTCCGGAAGTTGATGAGCTTAATCCCGAAAACGATGCTGAAAATGTGCCGGCCGGCCTTGATACACTGGTAGTAACTTTTGACGAAAAAATTTACCCCGTTAAATCCTTGAACGATATCAAGGAAGGTATCGAGGTGGAAAACATTACAGACGACCGGAGTATTGATATATGGGATATTGATATTGATGGCCGGAAATTGATCATTGAGCTGAAGAAAGAGCTTGACGAGGACTGCCGTTTTGCGGTGGATGTTGCCGCCAATATAATCAAAGATGGCCAGGGCAATAAATTTGCGGGTATTGATTCGGAAGACTGGGAATTTGCTACCTTTGAGGATGAGGATGAAGACGCCCCGGAAATAGACGAATTAAATCCGGAAGATGGTGAAGAGTTTGAGGGCGACCTCGAGGAAATTACCGTGCAATTTGATGAAAAAGTGCGGTGGGTGGGCAAAAAACCAAACGAAAATGCCGTGATAGTGTTTAACAGAGCCAGATACTTTGTGATAATACCGGACGATATAGATATTGACGAAGACGAGCTAATTATTCAATTTGATAGAGAACTGCCCGTGGGAGAATATAACATATCCATCCCGTCAGGTATAATTGAGGACTTATCAGGGAATGAATTCTCCGGTATTGGCGTTACCGACTGGACTTTTGAAGTGGTGGCCGAAGAAGACGATTAA
- a CDS encoding SprT family zinc-dependent metalloprotease: protein MKDSNGKLVFVLPRLVLDDRVMEYTVKRSHKALSLKITVDAKDGVTVTAPEQYNTGVVKRFIQDKSVWIIEKLDYLSVLSGCPVPRSFADGEQFFFLGNQYTVKVHINEQVMNGAVRINGRQMLVDVPLPLYRDNGAAAVRDTLVKWYKTQANYTINDRIDFYIKGVGVKPAKIRIKEQKHRWGSCSGKGNLNFNWHLVMAPIGIIDYIVVHELCHLLRLDHSPAFWSLVGAVLPDYPTRRRWLKQYGPVLAF from the coding sequence ATGAAAGACAGCAATGGAAAGTTGGTGTTTGTCTTGCCGCGATTGGTACTGGATGACCGGGTGATGGAATATACAGTTAAACGCAGCCATAAAGCTTTATCCCTAAAAATAACTGTTGATGCAAAAGATGGTGTTACGGTCACGGCGCCGGAACAATATAATACCGGGGTGGTTAAGCGTTTTATACAGGATAAGAGTGTTTGGATAATAGAAAAGCTGGATTATCTGTCGGTATTGTCCGGATGTCCGGTGCCCAGGTCGTTTGCGGACGGAGAACAATTCTTTTTTTTGGGTAACCAATATACTGTTAAGGTGCATATTAATGAGCAGGTAATGAATGGGGCGGTAAGGATAAATGGACGGCAAATGCTTGTCGATGTGCCTTTGCCGCTTTATCGGGATAACGGTGCGGCAGCGGTTCGTGATACGCTGGTAAAATGGTACAAAACGCAGGCTAATTATACAATAAACGACAGGATAGATTTCTATATTAAGGGCGTAGGCGTAAAACCGGCGAAGATTAGGATAAAGGAACAAAAACATCGCTGGGGCAGTTGTTCGGGAAAGGGTAATTTGAACTTCAACTGGCATTTGGTGATGGCTCCCATAGGCATTATAGATTATATTGTTGTGCATGAGTTATGCCACTTGTTAAGACTCGATCACAGTCCGGCATTTTGGAGCTTGGTGGGGGCGGTGTTGCCTGATTACCCGACGCGCCGCCGCTGGTTGAAACAATATGGCCCGGTGCTGGCTTTCTAG
- a CDS encoding DUF4870 domain-containing protein, with protein sequence MVPPESKLMGAICHGSIFLGLPVLVPLVVYLLKKDDDFVCHHARESLTMHIISLLLGVAVGILCLILIGLLLVIPLAILALIYTVFAIVAIIKCLSGEYYRYPVTTKYAESWFSVK encoded by the coding sequence ATGGTACCACCGGAAAGCAAACTTATGGGTGCAATTTGTCACGGTTCTATATTCCTGGGTTTACCGGTTTTAGTGCCTTTAGTTGTTTATTTACTTAAGAAGGATGATGATTTTGTGTGCCACCACGCCCGGGAATCGCTGACCATGCATATTATATCCCTGCTCTTGGGTGTGGCGGTAGGAATACTGTGTCTGATACTTATCGGTCTTTTGTTGGTTATACCCCTGGCTATATTGGCACTGATATATACTGTTTTTGCCATTGTAGCTATTATTAAATGTTTGTCAGGCGAATATTACCGTTATCCGGTTACAACAAAATACGCGGAGTCATGGTTTTCCGTAAAATAA
- a CDS encoding DUF441 domain-containing protein — protein MNGVPLLVALLLVGIIARSNLIATAACVLLIIKFTNLNFIFSLLEKRGLEIGLLFLLLAILVPVASGKVTEKELLGTFTSLPGILAILGGALATHLNGEGLRLLQIDPEIIFGLLIGSVFGIVFLNGVPVGPLMAAGLTALFLETIHLFK, from the coding sequence ATGAACGGAGTACCACTGCTTGTAGCGTTACTCCTGGTGGGCATTATTGCCCGCTCTAATTTAATTGCCACCGCTGCCTGCGTATTACTGATTATAAAATTTACCAACCTGAATTTTATATTTTCCCTGTTGGAAAAAAGAGGCCTGGAAATAGGCTTATTATTTTTATTACTGGCCATTTTAGTACCTGTGGCCAGCGGTAAAGTAACCGAAAAAGAATTGTTAGGCACTTTTACGTCACTGCCGGGCATACTGGCCATCCTCGGAGGGGCACTGGCCACCCATTTAAACGGTGAAGGATTGCGGTTATTGCAAATCGACCCGGAGATAATATTCGGCCTGCTGATTGGCTCGGTATTCGGCATTGTTTTCCTAAACGGTGTCCCTGTGGGACCGCTGATGGCAGCCGGATTAACCGCACTGTTTCTGGAAACAATCCACTTATTCAAGTGA
- a CDS encoding carbonic anhydrase, which produces MDNLVPIRSVGDIFPQYRDTPIGRLLQYHNLQYPLHSYEHAELLIGMCMDNRKHLRIPDNFAYVLRTGGGNLRYSEFKLSYAIAVGGVKAVALIGHDKCGMVNLMARKDKFVRGLVENAGWDKKLAEEHFMHFVPMFEIVNEMDFVISEAQRLRLRYPKILVVPMFYGIDDKLLYLIRE; this is translated from the coding sequence ATGGATAACCTGGTGCCGATTCGTTCTGTTGGTGATATTTTCCCCCAGTATCGTGATACTCCCATCGGTCGCTTACTTCAATACCATAACCTGCAATATCCACTGCATAGCTATGAGCATGCGGAATTGCTAATCGGTATGTGTATGGATAACCGTAAACACTTACGCATACCCGATAACTTTGCCTATGTGCTGCGCACCGGCGGGGGCAATCTCCGTTATAGTGAGTTTAAATTATCATATGCCATAGCTGTTGGGGGAGTTAAGGCTGTTGCTTTAATCGGCCATGATAAATGCGGCATGGTAAACTTAATGGCCCGCAAGGATAAATTTGTGCGGGGATTGGTGGAAAACGCGGGCTGGGACAAAAAGCTGGCTGAAGAACACTTTATGCATTTCGTACCTATGTTTGAGATTGTAAATGAAATGGATTTTGTTATTAGCGAAGCCCAAAGGTTACGTCTACGTTATCCTAAGATTTTGGTGGTACCCATGTTTTACGGTATAGATGATAAACTTTTATATTTAATTAGGGAATAA
- a CDS encoding MFS transporter produces METKAGNAVLAAIAGVPFIMVLGNSMLIPVLPQLQEALHLSQLKVSMIITAFSVPGLLIPLAGFLSDRIGRKKVIIPGLILYGLGGIIAGLAAVLLTERAYTWIISGRIVQGIGAAGTSPIAMALTGDLFAGLRRSKALGVVEAANGFGKVLSPVLGAAIGLIAWYATFLFFPAIIIPIVLGIWFLVKEPQSNRATQSVAQYGKSIKEVFQKKSALLVTIFLSGMVALLILFGMLFFLSDYLEETIGLTGIIKGAALAIPVLFMSVTSYVTGLLIKKKVQLMKWLVVTGLGLVAASLATLNLYQNIYFFFAGISVTGLGTGLLLPCLNTIITSTTAAEERGLITSVYGSVRFLGVAAGPPLFGYLMGISNAYMYWGGAILAGTAALTALFLIRVKDMKQTANDTEQGQQPQQANTSSVQAIKTEFVFSPARKPIPEGKENTGNTRRN; encoded by the coding sequence ATGGAGACAAAAGCCGGAAACGCTGTACTGGCCGCCATAGCAGGCGTGCCGTTCATTATGGTGCTGGGCAATTCCATGCTCATACCGGTATTGCCGCAGTTGCAAGAAGCACTGCACCTAAGCCAGTTAAAAGTCAGCATGATCATCACCGCATTTTCCGTACCCGGCCTGCTAATTCCGCTGGCCGGCTTTTTATCCGACCGGATCGGACGCAAAAAAGTAATAATTCCCGGCTTAATTTTATACGGCTTGGGCGGAATAATCGCCGGACTGGCCGCAGTATTACTGACTGAAAGAGCCTATACATGGATTATCAGCGGTCGTATTGTTCAAGGTATCGGCGCCGCGGGCACCTCTCCCATTGCCATGGCCCTGACCGGGGATTTATTTGCCGGTCTCCGGCGCAGTAAAGCGCTGGGAGTGGTGGAGGCCGCCAACGGATTCGGCAAAGTACTCAGCCCCGTGCTGGGTGCAGCCATCGGTCTGATTGCCTGGTACGCCACCTTTTTATTTTTCCCGGCTATTATCATTCCCATCGTACTGGGTATTTGGTTTTTAGTAAAGGAACCCCAAAGCAATCGGGCTACCCAAAGCGTAGCTCAGTATGGCAAATCCATAAAAGAAGTATTTCAAAAAAAATCAGCCCTGCTGGTCACCATTTTCTTAAGCGGTATGGTAGCGCTGCTTATACTTTTCGGTATGTTATTTTTCTTGAGCGATTACCTGGAAGAAACCATAGGTCTGACCGGTATCATTAAAGGTGCGGCCCTAGCCATACCCGTGCTGTTCATGTCCGTTACCTCATATGTCACCGGCCTGCTGATCAAAAAAAAGGTTCAGCTAATGAAATGGCTGGTAGTAACCGGGCTCGGGCTGGTAGCCGCCTCTCTGGCTACATTAAACTTATACCAGAACATTTACTTTTTCTTCGCCGGCATTTCCGTTACCGGACTGGGTACGGGACTGCTTCTGCCCTGTTTAAACACCATTATTACCAGCACCACGGCCGCCGAGGAAAGAGGTTTGATTACTTCAGTATACGGCAGTGTACGTTTTTTAGGCGTGGCCGCGGGACCACCCCTGTTTGGATACCTGATGGGTATCAGTAACGCTTATATGTACTGGGGCGGTGCCATACTGGCCGGTACGGCGGCGCTGACAGCATTGTTTTTAATCAGAGTAAAGGACATGAAACAAACAGCGAACGATACAGAACAAGGACAACAGCCGCAGCAAGCAAATACTTCGTCAGTTCAGGCCATCAAAACTGAATTTGTATTTTCCCCGGCTCGTAAACCTATACCCGAGGGAAAGGAAAACACAGGGAACACCAGACGGAATTAA
- the lspA gene encoding signal peptidase II, with the protein MRFIVIVLVAMIVDQFSKYIITLRMLPGESIPVFPPVFYITYILNPGAAFGVLANRTTFFIIVTLLVIVGVLVGYRYLPRKRIWARIALGLVVGGALGNLIDRVRLGRVIDFLDFRVWPIFNLADTAIVIGALLLIIDIWRGDKEERQRVDDSAKN; encoded by the coding sequence TTGCGCTTTATTGTTATTGTTTTGGTTGCAATGATAGTGGATCAGTTCTCCAAGTACATAATCACATTGCGTATGCTGCCGGGGGAGTCAATACCTGTGTTCCCGCCGGTGTTTTATATTACTTATATATTGAATCCGGGGGCTGCCTTTGGTGTGCTGGCCAATCGGACCACCTTTTTTATTATTGTCACGCTGCTGGTAATTGTCGGTGTGCTTGTGGGGTACCGGTATTTGCCGCGGAAAAGAATTTGGGCGCGTATAGCCTTGGGGCTGGTAGTAGGCGGTGCATTGGGCAACTTAATTGACCGGGTGCGCCTGGGACGGGTCATTGACTTTTTGGATTTTCGGGTCTGGCCGATTTTTAACTTGGCGGACACTGCCATAGTAATCGGAGCCTTGCTATTGATTATCGATATTTGGCGCGGTGATAAAGAGGAACGGCAAAGGGTGGATGACAGTGCCAAAAACTGA
- a CDS encoding VanZ family protein, translating into MYWIPATLWMALIYYLSGRTGSELKSLFPLIENFNPGHIAAYFVLAPLYYLALYKHNHNRSFMKAFLLCLLYGITDEIHQHFIPTRFPDIYDLARDLLGAGLGLAIVYLAKKKRGLKSHGKR; encoded by the coding sequence ATGTACTGGATTCCCGCCACCTTGTGGATGGCCCTGATATACTACTTATCCGGACGCACGGGCAGTGAACTTAAATCATTGTTTCCATTAATAGAAAACTTCAACCCGGGTCATATAGCAGCCTACTTTGTACTGGCACCCTTGTATTATCTGGCTTTATATAAGCATAACCACAACCGTTCTTTTATGAAAGCATTTTTATTATGTCTTTTATACGGCATTACCGATGAAATACACCAGCATTTTATCCCCACGCGTTTCCCCGATATATATGATTTAGCCAGGGACCTTTTAGGTGCCGGGCTGGGATTAGCTATAGTTTACCTGGCAAAAAAGAAAAGGGGCCTTAAATCCCACGGTAAACGATAA
- a CDS encoding DsbA family protein codes for MGKGIVEKLKQEFDIAEEWVGYELHPETPPEGKLIKDLFPDVDIDKMLENFRRAGKPYGINFSGMNLVANSCLALQASEFARDKGKYEQAHARLFKAYFQEEMNIGDKQVLIKLFKEIGLNEDELMETLDKQPFLPRLQKARELARQYEITAVPAFIINDKKRLVGAQSYQVFQRALSVYQ; via the coding sequence ATCGGCAAAGGTATTGTCGAAAAATTGAAGCAGGAATTTGACATTGCCGAGGAGTGGGTTGGTTATGAGTTGCATCCTGAAACACCGCCCGAAGGAAAGCTTATTAAGGATTTGTTTCCCGATGTGGATATAGATAAGATGTTGGAAAACTTTCGGCGGGCCGGTAAACCCTACGGGATTAATTTTAGTGGCATGAATCTCGTGGCCAATTCATGTCTGGCGCTGCAGGCCAGCGAATTTGCCCGGGACAAAGGAAAATATGAACAAGCACATGCCCGGCTGTTTAAAGCTTATTTTCAAGAGGAAATGAATATCGGCGATAAACAGGTGCTTATCAAGTTGTTTAAAGAGATTGGCTTAAATGAAGATGAACTAATGGAAACGCTGGATAAACAGCCTTTTTTGCCGCGCTTGCAAAAGGCGCGGGAATTGGCCCGGCAATACGAGATCACGGCTGTACCTGCATTTATCATCAATGATAAGAAAAGGCTGGTGGGCGCCCAGTCATATCAAGTATTTCAAAGGGCCTTGAGCGTTTACCAATAG
- a CDS encoding YqhV family protein encodes MFFVFDKIVISMAALRLLSASIEFTAALLMLHFNKVETAFKINAVLAVVGPTVFITVTTLGLVGLAGKVSLAGTASIMLGVALIFLGINKL; translated from the coding sequence ATGTTTTTTGTGTTTGATAAGATTGTCATTTCTATGGCAGCGCTGAGGCTCTTATCGGCGTCTATTGAATTTACAGCGGCATTGTTAATGCTGCACTTTAATAAAGTGGAGACGGCTTTTAAAATTAATGCGGTGCTGGCCGTGGTCGGTCCCACCGTGTTTATTACTGTAACCACCCTGGGACTTGTGGGGTTGGCCGGTAAAGTGTCGCTTGCCGGCACGGCCTCTATAATGCTTGGGGTGGCCCTGATTTTCCTGGGGATTAACAAACTTTAA
- a CDS encoding phosphosulfolactate synthase yields the protein MTEYAHNSNWQEIISYPLGNRTSKPRNKGLTMVIDKGMGLGETRDLLQINYQHIDFIKLGFGTPALYAAGTLEEKIQLVRSYNIDIYPGGTFLEVALWQNKIREFLDRCNFFGFTAIEVSDGTIPLSGEVREQAIALAAEKGFRVLTEVGKKNNDVQIPVKTLARIALRDLQNGAYKVILEGRECGLNVGLYDARGKMADDDLQLLMDYISDPSLIIWEAPLKTQQQDLIARFGSDVNLGNIPPQEVLAVEALRVGLRADTLQLAIDNLEEI from the coding sequence TTGACCGAATACGCTCATAACAGCAACTGGCAAGAAATTATATCTTACCCGTTGGGTAACCGGACGAGTAAACCCAGAAACAAAGGTCTGACTATGGTAATCGACAAAGGCATGGGCCTGGGTGAAACCCGGGACCTGTTACAAATTAATTATCAGCACATTGATTTTATCAAGCTGGGTTTCGGCACGCCCGCGCTTTATGCCGCAGGTACTCTGGAGGAAAAGATTCAGCTGGTTCGTTCCTATAACATTGATATTTACCCGGGGGGCACCTTTTTGGAAGTAGCGCTATGGCAAAACAAAATCAGGGAGTTTCTCGACAGATGCAATTTTTTTGGCTTTACGGCCATTGAAGTTAGCGACGGGACCATACCCCTGAGCGGGGAGGTGAGAGAACAAGCAATTGCGCTAGCTGCGGAAAAAGGCTTTAGGGTACTGACTGAAGTAGGCAAAAAAAACAACGACGTTCAAATCCCTGTGAAAACACTGGCCCGGATAGCCCTGCGTGATTTGCAAAACGGCGCTTACAAGGTTATACTGGAGGGCCGTGAATGCGGTCTGAATGTGGGACTTTATGATGCCAGAGGCAAAATGGCGGATGATGATTTGCAGCTGTTAATGGATTATATCAGCGATCCATCATTGATTATCTGGGAAGCACCGCTTAAGACTCAACAGCAGGACTTAATCGCCCGGTTTGGGTCGGATGTTAACCTGGGAAATATTCCGCCTCAGGAAGTGCTCGCGGTAGAGGCCCTGCGAGTGGGCTTGCGGGCCGATACCTTGCAGCTGGCCATAGACAACCTGGAAGAAATCTAA